A window from Cryptomeria japonica chromosome 1, Sugi_1.0, whole genome shotgun sequence encodes these proteins:
- the LOC131071306 gene encoding cationic amino acid transporter 5, with product MGVAEKTRRRRGCLECSKEDFVTGESFESWGNYKRALTQTGPRFKDRLLARSDEVAEVQDLRLRSENDMKRTLTWWDLTWFGFGAVIGAGIFVLTGQEARENAGPAIVLSYVVSGLSAMLSVFCYTEFAVEIPVAGGSFAYLRVELGDFAAFIAAANIVLEGLIGAAAVARTWTSYFATLLNQQPNEFRIHVSSLANNYNMLDPIAVVVLALTAMLAMRSTRATSYLNWIATAINMGVILFVIVAAFAHANTENLKPFLPYGPKGVFRAAAVIYFAYGGYDAIATMAEETKNPSRDIPLGLLVSMSAITVIYCLMALALCMMQSYKVLNEDAAFSIAFGAAGMHWAKYLVALGALKGMTTVLMVGTVSQARYITHIARTHMIPSWFALVNEYTGTPINATLVMTAATACVAFFSSLGVLSSLLSVSTLFIFMMMAVALLVRRHYVKGQTSQTQLQLLIFLLIVIVCSSVATSVYWAVSDGWVGYVVSIAVWLMATGGMAGFVPQQRTPKVWGVPLVPWLPSLSIAINVFLMGSLDSHTFARFGICTAVMLIYYVLFGLHATYDVAHLPSGKDNELVKPLPSSTSDVENGGESRSTISSHVDQSESQRNISLPLPGQQ from the exons ATGGGTGTAGCAGAAAAGACTAGGAGGAGGAGGGGATGTTTGGAGTGCAGCAAAGAGGATTTTGTGACGGGAGAGTCATTTGAGAGCTGGGGCAATTACAAGAGGGCCCTTACACAGACAGGGCCCCGATTTAAGGACCGACTGCTTGCGAGGTCTGATGAAGTTGCAGAGGTGCAAGATCTGAGACTGAGGagtgaaaatgatatgaaaaggaCTCTCACATGGTGGGATCTCACCTGGTTTGGCTTTGGAGCGGTTATTGGAGCAGGCATCTTTGTTCTCACTGGACAGGAGGCCAGAGAGAATGCCGGCCCTGCCATTGTTCTCTCCTATGTCGTTTCGGGCCTTTCTGCCATGCTCTCTGTTTTTTGTTATACTGAATTTGCTGTGGAGATACCTGTTGCAG GTGGATCATTTGCATATCTGAGAGTAGAATTGGGAGATTTCGCAGCATTTATCGCAGCGGCGAATATTGTGCTGGAGGGGCTCATTGGGGCGGCGGCGGTGGCCAGGACATGGACCTCCTACTTCGCCACGCTTCTCAACCAACAGCCAAACGAATTCCGCATCCACGTCAGCAGCCTGGCGAACAACTACAACATGCTGGACCCAATTGCAGTGGTCGTGCTGGCATTGACAGCCATGTTGGCAATGCGCAGCACCCGTGCCACGTCATACCTGAACTGGATCGCCACGGCCATCAACATGGGCGTGATCCTGTTCGTGATCGTGGCCGCCTTTGCCCACGCCAATACAGAAAACCTGAAGCCATTTCTGCCATACGGGCCCAAAGGAGTTTTCCGGGCTGCCGCCGTCATTTACTTCGCCTATGGCGGCTACGACGCCATTGCCACCATGGCAGAGGAGACGAAGAACCCATCGAGAGACATCCCTCTGGGTCTCCTCGTTTCCATGTCAGCCATTACAGTGATCTACTGCCTCATGGCTCTGGCTCTCTGTATGATGCAAAGTTATAAGGTTCTCAATGAGGACGCCGCCTTTTCTATTGCCTTTGGTGCCGCAGGAATGCACTGGGCCAAGTACTTGGTGGCGCTTGGGGCTCTCAAGGGCATGACGACTGTGCTAATGGTGGGAACCGTGTCCCAGGCCAG ATACATCACCCACATTGCAAGGACACACATGATTCCTTCCTGGTTTGCATTGGTGAATGAGTACACAGGTACACCCATTAATGCTACCTTGGTGATGACGGCTGCCACTGCTTGTGTGGCATTCTTCTCCAGCCTGGGCGTGCTTTCCAGCCTCCTCTCTGTGAGCACACTCTTCATCTTCATGATGATGGCGGTTGCTCTGCTCGTGAGGAGACACTACGTGAAGGGACAAACATCACAAACTCAGCTTCAGCTCCTCATATTCCTCCTCATTGTTATAGTGTGCTCGTCTGTGGCAACCTCTGTTTACTGGGCAGTAAGCGATGGTTGGGTGGGTTATGTTGTGAGCATTGCTGTGTGGTTGATGGCCACAGGTGGAATGGCAGGCTTTGTGCCACAACAGAGGACTCCCAAAGTGTGGGGAGTGCCCTTGGTGCCATGGCTGCCCTCACTGTCAATTGCAATCAATGTGTTCCTCATGGGCTCTCTGGACAGCCACACTTTTGCCAGGTTTGGGATTTGTACAGCAGTCATGCTTATTTATTATGTCTTGTTCGGCCTCCATGCTACCTATGATGTTGCCCATTTACCTTCTGGAAAAGATAATGAGCTTGTTAAACCGCTTCCCTCCTCTACTTCAGATGTTGAAAATGGAGGAGAATCTCGGAGCACCATTTCTAGTCATGTAGATCAGTCAGAGAGTCAGAGAAACATTAGTTTGCCTCTGCCTGGACAGCAATAG